The Sorangiineae bacterium MSr11954 DNA segment AGGTTCGCCGCACGGCCAATCCCAAACTCGAGCATGCCGCCGCACCAAACGGGTACACCGCGGGCCATGCACAGATCGTGAATGCGCTTGGCCTCGAGCAAGCCCCCCACCCTGCCCGGCTTGATGTTCAGAACGCGGCAGCTCCCGAGCGCCAGCGCCGTTCGTGCGTCGTTGAAGGAGCCGATGCTCTCGTCCAAGCAGATGGGGGTTCGCAGCATCGTCTGGAGCTCCGCATGATCGGCAAAGTCGTCCCACGCGAGCGGCTGTTCAATCATCATCAGATCGAACGCGTCGAGCCTCGCGAGGGTGGGCGCGTCCGCCAAAGTGTAGGCCGAGTTGGCATCGACCATCAGCGCAAGCTCGGGAAACCGACCTCGCACCGCCTCGACCAAGGCCACGTCCTTTCCCGGTGCAATCTTGAGCTTCACCCGAGGACACCCCTCTTGCACGTGCCGCGCGATGCTCTCGAGAAGCTCGCCGCGATCCGTACGGAGCCCCAGGACCACCCCGCTCGCGACCTCGCTTCGCGTCCCCCCCAGCATCGCGGCCAAGGATTGGCCGCGGCTCTTGCCGAGGAGATCCCATGCGGCCAGCTCCATGGCCGCCCGCGCAAAGGTGTTGCCCCTCACCCCGCGGTAATGCGACACGAGCTCCTCGATGCCCGACCACTCCACCCCGAGCACCGCGGGAACGATGACGTCGCGCAGCGCGAGCCACGCGCTCTCGGCGGTCTCGCCCACGTAGTGCGGATCGGGCAGCGCCGCACACTCACCCCACCCCACGAGGCCCGTGGCTTCCGCACGCACCAGCGCATGACGAAGCCCTCGAACCTCGAGCGACGACGTGCGAAACGGGGTCACCAGATCCATTTGCACCTCCATCAAGGTCACCCGGTCGATGCGCATGGTGGTCGCTCGCATTGTCGCTGGCCGGGCCGGCGATCGCAGCCCATGTTTCGCTCGTGCTCGTTCTTCTTCATGGATTCGGCGGCGCTCCCGCTTCCTGGCAGGATGTCCAACGCGAGCTCTCGGAGCCAAGCCTCGCGCCCGCGCTGCTCGGTCACGATGGCCATTCGGACGGATCTGCGCCCATCGACACCTTCGATGCGGAGGTCAACCGCATCGCGGCGATGGTCCCTCCCGGCTCCCATATCGTCGGTTACTCGCTCGGCGGCCGCGTGGCACTTGGTGTCGCCGTTCGACATCCGGGGCGGATCGCACGTTGCACCCTGATCAGCACCCATCCCGGCCTTGTCTCGGGCGACCTCCGCGCGGCGCGCGCCGCGGCCGACGATGGCTGGGCGGAGCGACTCGAACGCGATGGCCTGGCGAGCTTCTTTGCAGCATGGGAGTCGCAGCCAATGTTCGCAACGCAGCAGCGGCTCCCCGAGGAAACGCGGGCACGGCAGCGCACGATTCGCCTGGCCCACCACCCCGCCGGCCTCGCGCGGGCGATGCGCACGCTGTCGCTCGGCCGCATGCCGCCTCGCTGGGCCGACCTCTTCGAGGTGCAAGCCCCCGTGAACGTGGTCACGGGCAGCCTGGATGCCACGTACGGTGCGCTGGGCGAGCAGCTCGCAGCGGCATTGCCTTTGGCGCGATGCACGGTCGTACCCGACGCAGGCCACAATGTGGTCCTCGAAGCGCCGCGCGCGATCGCGCGCATTGTCATGGCGCCGTGAGTGCTATCGTGCAAACGCAACGAATCGAGGTGGGGCATGATTCGAACGGCGCTCACACAGTGGGCTCGCGTCCTCATGACGAGCTTTGCCGACGCCGGGGTCGAGCACGTGGTCATCAGCCCCGGCTCGCGCTCCACGCCCTTCGTGTTGGCGGCCGCGCGCGAACCGCGATTCATCTGCCACGACATCATCGACGAGCGCGCGGCGGCCTTCTTCGCGTTGGGGCAGGCGCGGCGCACGGGCCGGCCCAGCCTTCTTCTGTGCACATCGGGCACCGCCGGCGCGCACTACTTTCCTGCGATCGTCGAGGCAGCCATGTCCCGCGTGCCGCTGCTGGTGCTCACCGCCGATCGCCCCAACGAGCTCCAGTCCTGCGCGGCCGCGCAGACCATCGACCAGCTCAAACTCTTCGGAGGCTATGCGCGGCAGTTCTTCGACCTGGGCCTGCCCGATCCCGCCCCCTCGGCCCTGCGCGCCCTGCGCCGAATAGTTGCCCAGGCAACTTTTACATCGACGTGGCCCTCGGCGGGCGCCGTTCACCTCAACGCCCGCGCCAAACAACCCCTGGAGCCGATGGAGCCGGAGACCCGCGACGAGCACGCCCTCGCGCACGAGGTGGGATCGCTGCTCGCCGAGCCACTCGTCTCCGCCTTCGCCCCTCGCATGGAGCCGGATCCCGCAGCGATCGGCATCCTTGCGCGATGGGCGCTCTCGGCGGCGCGCCCGCTCATCGTCTGCGGTCCCTCGCCGCTCGCACCTCGCGCAGATGAGCTCCACCGCGATGCGCTCTTCGATCTCGCGCGCACCCTCGCCGCCCCCGTCTTTTGCGAAGCGGCCAGCAACGTCCGTTTCGTGGACGCGGCCGCCGCGCGCGGGGTGCTCCTCTGCGACGCCTTCGACACCTTTCTTCGCTCGCCATCCTTTCGCGCGAACGCGCAAGCCGACTTGGTGCTGCACCTGGGCGCTCCGCCCACGTCCGCATCCTGGGCTGCCTACGCCGGCGGTCTGCGCTCGGCGCGGCGGATCATTTTCTCGGAAGAGGGCTGGAACGATCCCCAGAACAGCGCCGCCTTGCACCTGTTCGGCAGCACACGCGCATCCTTGGAGGCGCTCCACCGCGCCATGGCGCCCGCGCCCGCGCCCGCGAGGGAAAAACCTCCCGGCGCTTGGCAAGAGCTCCTCTGCCGGGCCAACGATATCGCTTGGAGCATCATCGATGAGGATCTCGCCCGAACGACGACCATGACCGAGGCCGCCGCGGTGCGCGCCATCGTCGGCGCCCTGCCCATTGGATCGCACCTCTTTTTGGGCAATAGCCTGCCGATCCGCGAGGTCGACACCTTTTGCAAAGGCAGCCACGCGACGGCGCGCGTCCTCTCGCAACGAGGTGCCAGCGGCATCGACGGATTGATCGCCGGCGCCGCCGGCGCGGCGAGCGTGGGCGACTCCCCGATGACCTTGCTGCTCGGCGACATCAGCTTTTTGCACGATGTCTCGTCGCTGCTCATCGCACGCCCCCTGCGCGCTTCCTTCGTGATCGCCGTGTTGAACAACGGCGGCGGTCGCATTTTCGAACAGCTCCCCGTGGCATCCTGGCCCGGCATCGAGCGCGCGGAGCTTGCACACCTGACGACCCCGCACGACCGCAGCACGGAACATGCGGCGCACCTGTATGGTCACCCCTTCGAGCGCGTGGCCAGCCTCCCCGAGCTCTCGGATGCCCTTGCGCGCGCGCATGCCCGCCCGGGGTGCACCCTCCTCGAGGTGGTGGTCCCGCCCCACGGTGCGCACGAGCAACACAGCCGAATTTGGGAGACGGCCAGCGCCGCCGTCGGGCGGCTCGTCGAACGATTCGGGCCTTTCTAACAAAGGAGAGCGGCACCATGGTTTCCCGAATATTCAACCCCGAGCGTTGGCGCCCCGTCGAAGGTTTTGCATTCGATGACATCACCTACCACCGCGCCTTGGACCAAGGGACGGTGCGCATTGCGTTTCATCGCCCCGAGGTGCGCAATGCATTTCGCCCTCGCACGGTGGACGAGCTGTCGACCGCGCTCGAGCACGCGCGCAGTCTCACCGATGTCGGCTGCGTGTTGCTCACGGGAAATGGCCCGTCGCCCAAAGACGGCGGGTGGGCGTTTTGCTCCGGAGGCGACCAACGCATCCGCGGCAAAGATGGTTACGAATACGCGAATGAAGGCGGCCAACGCGATCCAGGCTGTCTAGGACGTCTGCACATCTTGGAAGTCCAACGTCAGATTCGCTTTATGCCCAAGGTGGTCATCGCGGTGGTCCCCGGCTGGGCCGCCGGCGGCGGACATAGTTTGCACGTGGTGTGCGATCTCACCATTGCGAGCAAGGAGCACGCCGCGTTCAAACAGACCGACGCCGACGTGGCGAGCTTCGACAGCGGCTACGGCTCCGCCCTCCTAGCGCGGCAAGTCGGGCAAAAGCGAGCGCGCGAGGTCTTCTTCCTCGGCAAAACCTATTCGGCCGACGAAGCATTTCAGATGGGCATGGTCAATGCTGTGGTGCCGCACCGGGAGCTCGAGGCGTTTGCGCTGGATTGGGCGAAGGAGATCAACGCCAAAAGCCCAACCGCGATTCGAATGTTGAAATTTGGATTCAACCTCCCCGACGATGGCATGGTCGGACAGCAAATTTTCGCCGGGGAAGCCACCCGCCTCGCCTATGGCACGGAAGAGGCAAAAGCCGGGCGCGACGCCTTCGTCGAAAAGTGTCCATCCGACTATTCGAAGTTCCCTTGGCACTATTGACGGCCTATCTTGTCCGGCGACGCCATCGCTCGATGCATTGCATCGCAGAACGCTCTTTTGGAGAATCCGTCATGAGCGAAATGACCGCCAAAGAAATGGACGAGCTGCTCGATCACCATTTGGCCGCCGAAATGCGCGGCGATGTGGAGGCCACCCTTGCCACCTTCTCCCCCGACATCGAGCATGAAATGGTGGGTCCGGGTATCCTCAAGGGCATCGATGCCGTCAGGCCACGCTACGAAGGGCTCTTTCGCGACGTCGAGAGCCTTTCGTACAAAACCCTTCATCGCGTGCACGGTCCTGGATTCGTGGTGGACGATATGCTTCTCCGGGTAAAGGTCCTGGGCACCATGATGGGCATCCCAGGAAATGGGCGAATCATCGAATTTCGCATGCTGCACCGCTTCAAGATGCACGGCGGAAAGATCACCCGCGAAACGGCGTGGCTCGATGCTGCCGCCGTTCTCAGGCAGCTCCGCGGATGATTTCGCGGATAGTTTCGCGGGTAACCGCGCGACTGACATTGTGACATTTCAATTTTCCGATATTTCGACCATGGGAGGTACCCCGATGATGACTCCTGAGCAAATGGATGCGGTCGTCAATGAGCACATGGCTGCCGAAAAGGCATCGGACGTGGAGCGGGCGCTGGCCACCCTCACACCCGATGTGATCCATGATGTCGTGGGCGCCCCCGACGGCGTGCTCCATGGCCGCGAACAGGTGCGGGGACGGTACAGCCATCACTTTCAAGAGGTCCAAATCGTCGCCCACACCGTCAACCGGCGCCTTCATGGTGACCATTTCCTGGTCGACGAGTGTACGATGGATGTCACCGTACCCGGTCGCCTGGTGGGCATTCCAGGCCATGGAAAGCGCGTTCAATTCCGAATGGTGCAGCTCTTTCAATTCCGCGATGGCCTTATCGCGCGCGAAAACGTCTGGGTCGACGCTGCGACCATTCGCCGCCAATTGGCTTAGAACGACGCGGAGCGTCTCGAAACCGCCACGGGCAGGTGACGGAGACCGCGGAAGAGCAAGGTCGATGCGCGCTCCAGCGGACCGTCGAGGTGCGCACCCGAAATCCGCCGGAGCACCAAGGGCGCAAGGGTATTGAGCTGCAGCCGCGCCAGCGGCGCGCCCAAGCAATAGTGAACACCGGCGCCAAAGCTCACCGCGCCGCCGTCGGGGTCGCGGTTGCGGTCGACCCGGAACCGATCGGCGTCCTGGAACCTTTGCGGATCGCGGTTGGCCGACGCAAAATGGATCATCACCTTCGAGCCCTTGGGGACGCGAACACCGGATATTTCCGTATCCGACAAGGTATTGCGGAAAAAGGCCTGAACCGGCGTATCGTAACGCAGCGCCTCCTCGATGGCGCTCGGCAGGAGCGCCGGATTGCGGGCGACCTTTCGGGCCTCGTCGGGGTGCTCGAGGAAGGCCAGCGCGGTGTTGGCGATTCCATTCACCGCCGGCTCGAAACCGGCCACGAGGAGCAGCACGCAGAAGGCCGTGACCTCGAACGGGGTGAGCGCCTCGGCTTGATTGGCCGCCACCAGCATGGTGATGACATCGGTCGCCCCCGGTCGCGGTCGCACCCGCCGCTCCTGCGCCAGCGCCTTCAAGTACGCAATGAACTCCTTGCGCGAGGCCTCCGCGCGCGCGGCCGCCTCCGGCGATAGACCTTGCGAGAGATCGGCCATGACGTTGTCGGCCCATTTGCGAAAGCTGCCTCGGTCGGCGTCGGGGACCCCCATCACATCGGCAATGACGCCGAGCGCCAGCGGCTCGGCAACGTCGGCCACCAGATCGCCCCGCCCCGCCTCGAGCAAGCCATCGAGCGCCTTCTCCGCGAACATCGCGATCCGATCCGCGAGCACGTCCACCGCGCGCGGCGCAAAATACTTGGCCACCAGACGGCGCAGGCGCGTGTGCTCCGGCGGATCGTACATGGGCATCATGGGCCGCTGATTCCACTCGAGCCCCACCCCGCCCGTGGAGGAAAAGACCGCATGGTTCTTGGCTGCGGCAACGACATCATCGTAGCGCGCGACCATGTAATAGCTGTACCGCTCGATGAACAAGCAGGGACTCGCCTCCCGCACCCTCGCGTAAAACGGATAAGGGTCATCCAGGATTTCGCGCGCAAACGGATCGACGTCGTTCAGGATCATATTCCACCCGTATTGCGGGAGACTTCGGCCGATGCCAGCATCATGAAATGAGCAAGCCCTGGAACAAGGAATGCGACGTCCTCATCATCGGGGGCGGTCTTGCCGGTGGAACGCTAGCACGGCAGCTCCGACTGGAGCAGCCGGAGCTCTCCATCATTCAATTGGACCGCAAAGTCGATTTCGATTGGTGGGTCGGCGAAGCCACCGTCGAGGTGTTCGACGACTATGCCATTCGCATCCTGAAGCTCGGGCCTTATCTCTGGAAGAAGCACATCCTCAAGCACGGACTGCGTTTTTGGTTCGACAACGAGGAGCGCTCGCTCCCCCTGGAGGAGATGTCGGAGTGGGGGCGCGCCCGCTACACGAGCGTCAACACCGCCTTTCAGCTCGACCGCGCCAGCTTCGATCGCGACATTCTGCAGATGAACCGCGACATGGGGGTCGAATGCCATCAAGGCGCGCGCGTGCTCAGCGGACAGTCCGACGACCTGCCGCATATCGTCATCGACCGCGACGAGGGCCATATGGTGGATACCACGGTGGGCACCATCCGGTGCAAATGGCTGGTCGACGCCGGCGGGCGCTCATCGCCGCTGGCGCAGCAGCTCCATTTGCTCCACGAGGGGGATGGCCCTTGGCTCCGGCAGCGTCCCGGCCCCACGGGCTCCTACTGGGGGCGTTTCAAAAACAGCAAATCGATCGATGACTTTGGAAATGACGCCTGGCGCCGAAAGGTCGGCTACACCCTCCGCAACCTCTCGACGAACCATTTCATGTATCCGGAGTACTGGATTTGGCACATTCCATTGACCGAGGACATCACCAGCATTGGCGTCTCCTTCGATCACGACAAGATTCCGCTGAAGATGAAAAGCGCCCAAGATCTGGTGGCGTTCTTCCATCAGCACAGAGCTCTCCGCGACATCCTCGCCGGCAGCGAGTGTCTGGACTTCATGGGGCTCAAGTACCTGCGGCGCGCATGCAAACAAGTGTACTCCACGGATCGATGGTTTCTGACCGGTATGTCCGGCTCCTTCGTGGACCCACTTTTTTCCACGACCTCCGCCAGCATTTCGGTATCCAACCGCTTCATCGCCGAAATGATCCGCGCCGATCGCGAGGGCGACACAGTTACGTTCGCGCGACGGGTGCGGCACTGCAATGACTTCATGCTGACGCTTTATCAGGTCCTCACGGCAGGCATCATCTTCGACCGGTTTGGCTCCTTCGACGCGTGCGCGGGCTGGATCTCGCAGCGATTCCACAATTATTGGAACTACGAGATGGTCAACCAGCTCGATGACTTCAAGCGCTACTTTCGAAGGATCGATGCGCACGACGAGCACTGCGGCTGTTCCATCGCCCGCTCGATCGAGAACCACTACGGGAGCTCCCTCATCGGCGTCACCGATCGCCTCACCGACGAGTTCATTGCCTTGCTGCGAAAGCGCGACCTCTACTTTGCCCGCAACAAGGGCTACTTCTTCGAAGGATCGGCGCGCCAGAGTCTCATCGACAACGCCTATCGCTTTACGAACGACGATCGCCAACGACGCCTGGAGCAGCAGGTCGAAACCATGAAGAGCTACGAGGGTTGCTACCGCTACTTTCTCCGACGCGCGTGCGACATCGAAGGCATCTCCTGGGACGAAGGCACCTTCGAGTCCTTTTTTGCGCGCGATACCGGGTCCGGGCAGACCCTCGCCGATGGCCTTCGCGCCATGTGCAACCCCAAATCGCCGTCGAGCGCTTTACCCGCACATCTTCCTACGCGTTATGTGCATTGGACGCCCAAGGGCCCCATCGATGCGTATGCACGCGAGCATCATCGCGCTACGAATCAGTTCATTGGCCCCGACGGAGCCGATGTCTAGCGGTCCACGAATGGACAGCGGCTCCACGAATCTGTGGTCCACGAGTCGACACTTCGGACGATGCGTCGGCGCGGTACATTGCAAATCGAAGACATCGCGATGCTTATGACCATCGACGGTGCGCGTCAAACATCGGCATATGCGTTGCTGCCGTATGGCCCAGGAGGTATGAGCCATGAGGCAATGGAGGAATATCGCATCGACGATGGCGCTTGGGCTGGCAATGGCGTGCGCCTGCAGCAGCGCTTCGGAGAACGCCATGCCCGAGGGGGACACGGAAACCACCGACGATTTCTTGAGCGCCCGATGCCCGGATCGCGAGGTGCTCCGGGATCTGCGCAAGACCAAGCAGGCCAACGAGCGCTACCGGGATCCGGCGAAGGCGGTGGCCGATGGCTTCATCGCATCGCCCGTATGCAGCATGACGCCCTTCGGCGCGCGCGGCTATCAATATGTGCACCCTGCACGTTTTGGGGACACCGCGCCGCTTCCGCACGATTTGACCAAACCGCAGTTGCTACTCTATGTACCTGGCAAGAACGGTAAGCTCGAGCTCGCGGCCGTGAGCTTCATGCAATACATCTATCAGGATGGGGCGCCCTATCGCGGCGATGAGCAGCACCCGCCGAATCCGGCCTCCATTCCCCCCACGCCGGTGCTCTACAAGCAGAGCTTTGCAGGCCCGATGGCCGGACACTTCATCGGGCAGCCATGGCATTTCGATATCACGGCTTGGCTCTGGGTCGACAATCCCTCCGGCTTGTTTGCATTGGGCAATCCCGCGGTTACGTGTCCGTAACGCGCCGGGTGTACGCTTTGGCGATTGACGCGCATCGCACGCGCACCGGATACTCGGAGTCCACGACCAACACGTGAGGTGTCGGATGAACAATGCACGCTTGATGACGCGCGAGGAAATGGACGCTCTCATGGACGAGCATCTCGCGGCCGAAGACGCTGGCGATCTGGAGAGGGCGCTGGCCACATTTGCAGAGAACGTGGAGCACGATATCGTAGGTCCCGGAGGGGTCCCCGTGGTGCACGGGGTCGAGGCAGTACGGCCGCGCTACGACAACCTGTTCAAGAACATCCAGTGCGTGAGCCGCAAGCAGCTCGAACGGCTCCATGGGGACAACGTTCTCATCGATGATTCGCTGTTGACGGTAAAGGTCGTCGGCAAGATGGGCCCCATGGAGGGTCGGGGTCGCACCATCAGCTTCCGAATGTTCCATGTCATGGAGATGGCCAACGGCAAGATCACGCGCGAGAACGTATGGTTCGACACATCGGCCATCGCGCGGCAGCTCATGTAGCCACGGCGCCCTCGGCCTTTCCGCGACGGTGTCGCGCATACTCGAGCCATGCGGGACCGCGGGTAGGCTTGGGCCGCGGCACGCTGCGAATGCCCAGCTCCGGAACCACCCAGCCGGATCGGTTGGGCGCCACATCGGCGAGCAAGCGCAAGATGGACTCGCGATGCTGCGCCCGACCGACGGTCATCGCCTCGCGGTCCTCGGTGTACACGACGAAGACGGCAACATCGGGATCGAGCCGGTCCACGAACTCGAGCGATCGTCGAACCTCATCGGGCGTTTCGTCTTCGGCGCCCAGCACGAACGTATGGGAATCGAGCAGCCCATGTCTTACGAACAGCTCGCGCGTTCGGACGATATCTCGAATGCGAAAGGGCTTTTTGAGGAGCTTGAGCATACGCTCGGTGCCTGAATCGGAGCCTACCTCGACCCCGCAGCACCCCGCGCGAACCATCGCCTCGACCAGCTCGTCATCGAACGCCGCAGGCGTCCCATAACAACACCAGGAGAGCGGGCTCCCGCGCGCGATCAGCTCGTGACAGAGCTGAAGGGCCGCTTTCGGCGGCACATTGAAGACGCTGTCGACGAAGAACGCAAAGGAGACACCGGCGGTGCGGGAGCGCTCCAGCACCTCGTCGGCCACCCGCGCCGGCGAGCGCACCCGCACCTTGCGGCCCTCCAGATCCGGATAATCGCAGTACGTGCAGCCGAAGGCGCATCCCCGCTTGGTTTGAATGTTGTCGGTCCCCGTGTACGCGTAGTACCGCGGGTCGACCAGATCGCGCGCAATGGGGGGCAGCAGATCGAGATCGCTCACGATTTCGGCGCTTCGGCGGAGCTGGATGCCCGATGCTTGCGAGTGGACCACGCCGCCCCCATGAACGATGCGCGGAACCGCACCGCCGCGCGCGAGCGTGTCCACGATCTGGCGAAAGGCGCGCTCCCCCTCGCCCACGACGCCGATGTCGGCGCCGAGCCGCGTGAGCAACCCCTCGGGTCGCAACGAATACCCCGCGCCGCCGAGGACGAGCGGGACCTGGGTGTGCGCGCGAATGGTCCGGGCCAGATCGGTGTACTCGCGCAAAAGCGCCTGGGTGCCCTCGTCGCTGTAGGCATTGGTGTTGAGGTTGCGCAGCGCGAGCCCCACCACCTGCGGATCGAATTGGGCGATGGCGGCCTCGATCTCCGCGTGCGGATCCTCGGCGAAGCAGAGGTCGAGCACGCGGACGTCGTGCGCATCGCGGATGGCGCCCGCGATCGCGAGCACGCCAATGGGGACCACCGGCGAGGGAAACATCTCGCGATTGGCGGAGATCAACAAGGTGCGCAGCTTGGGTTCGTCGCTCATGAAACGACCCCTTCTCCAACGGCGCGTTCGACGTGAACATACGAGCCGCGCGTCATATCGTCGGCCAATGCGGGGCCTTTGGGAATCCAGCCGAGCATCTCCCGCGCCTTTCTCCCCGACAGAACGGTATTGCGGGTCACGATGTCCGGATGAAACGAATCGAGGTAGCGCTGCGACGCGCGCGCCTCCTCGATGCTCCAGCTCTTCACGCGTCCCCCGGCGCCCCCCGCGATGCTGCATAGCTCCGCCATTCGGCGAAAGGAGAGGACCTCCTCGGACGCGGCGTTGAAGACGTGACCCGCGGGCGATTGCTCGATGAGAAGGCGATAGATAGCGGCGAGATCGTCGACGTGAACGGTGGACCAACGATTGGCCCCGTCGCCCACCAGCCGCGCCGCGCCCTCGTTGCGCGCGGAGTCGACCATCACCAACAAGGTCGAGCTTCCTCCCCGGCCGTACACCATGGGAGGACGCACGGCCACCGCACGTACCCCGCGCCCGCAGCCCGCGAGCGCCCGCATTTCAATGGCGCCGCGCCACCCGGTGCTCGTCCCGATGGCGAGCGGATGCGTCTCATCGTGAACGCCATGGCCGGTATCGCCGGTAACGGTACCGCCGCTGGTATAGATGAATGTCTTCCCCGAGCCCGCGAGGGCATCGATCAGAGCATCCGTCGACTCGCCGTCCACACGGGCCACGTCGCGCGTGCGATGAAAGCCCAGATGGATGACGGCGTCGGCTGCGCGCGCACCCCGGGCAAGAGAAGCGACGTCCATGAGATCGCCGCGGAGCACGCGAACCCCCAGGGCATCCAGCTTGGCGGCAGCTCTATCGCTGCGCGCAAGAGCGGTTATCCGGTGACCGGCCGCGCGCAAAACCTCAGCCACCGGACCGCCGACATAACCGCTCGCGCCGGTCATAAAGATTTGCATCGGGAAAACGATATCGCATCTTTTGCACTATTGGCACGAGCAATCCAATGCCGTAGGCTCCGCGCATGGTGGTGCTCAATGACCGTGTGCGCCTCGCCAAATTGATCTGGGGCTTTCGATTGTCGCAAGCGGTCATCACGGCCGCGAAGCTCGGCATTCCCGATCTTCTCGGCCATGAGGCGCAGACCGCGGGCGATCTCGCGTTACGCGCGGGTGTGCACGCGCCATCACTTCATCGCTTGCTGCGCGCGCTGGCGGGGATGGGCATCTTCGAAATGGACGCGGCTGGACGTTTTTCGAACACCCCACTTTCCGACCTTCTTCGCGACGATGTCCCGGGGTCGATGCGCGCGCTCGCGCTTTTGCCCGGCGATACCGCCTTTTGGGCCGCGTGGGGCGCGCTCGATCAATCGGTGAAGACCGGCAAAACGGCGTTCGAGATTCTGAACGGCTGCGACGTTTGGACATGGCGCGCCGAGCGCCCGGAGGCGAGCGCCATCTTCGACCGTGCCATGAGCGGTATCTCCTCCATGCAGACGGCCGCCATCACCGAGGCTTATCCATTCTCGTCCGGCGATCGCATCATCGATGTCGCCGGCGGCAATGGCACCTTGCTTGCGGCCATCGTGGCGGCCAATCGCGGGGTGAGCGGGGTGTTGTTCGAGCAACGACACGTCGCATCGCATGCCAAAGCAAAGCTTGGCGCACAAGCGCATATCGACATCGCGGAGGGCGATATGTTTGCGGCCATTCCGCGCGGCGGCACCGCGTACCTCCTCAAGACCATTCTGCACGACTGGCAAGATGCCGAGTGCCTCGCCATCTTGAAGCGCTGCCGGGAGGCCATGGCGGAGCCGGCAAAGCTGCTCGTGATCGAAGAAATGATCCCGCCGCCGGAAGAGCCGCCGAGCGATACCATCCTCTTTTTGGACTTGCAAATGATGGTCACGGCGGGCGGTCGCGAGCGAACCCTGAACGAGTTTCGGAGCCTCTTGCAGGAGACGGGGTTTCACCTCGCGCGGGTGATCGGCACCAAGTGCCCCTTGTCCATCCTCGAAGCCGTCCCGGTCTAGCGTTTAGCCCCCGCGGGGTGCCACGAAGAAAGGACTCGGCCATGGCGAACGA contains these protein-coding regions:
- a CDS encoding cobalamin-dependent protein (Presence of a B(12) (cobalamin)-binding domain implies dependence on cobalamin itself, in one of its several forms, or in some unusual lineages, dependence on a cobalamin-like analog.), producing the protein MSDEPKLRTLLISANREMFPSPVVPIGVLAIAGAIRDAHDVRVLDLCFAEDPHAEIEAAIAQFDPQVVGLALRNLNTNAYSDEGTQALLREYTDLARTIRAHTQVPLVLGGAGYSLRPEGLLTRLGADIGVVGEGERAFRQIVDTLARGGAVPRIVHGGGVVHSQASGIQLRRSAEIVSDLDLLPPIARDLVDPRYYAYTGTDNIQTKRGCAFGCTYCDYPDLEGRKVRVRSPARVADEVLERSRTAGVSFAFFVDSVFNVPPKAALQLCHELIARGSPLSWCCYGTPAAFDDELVEAMVRAGCCGVEVGSDSGTERMLKLLKKPFRIRDIVRTRELFVRHGLLDSHTFVLGAEDETPDEVRRSLEFVDRLDPDVAVFVVYTEDREAMTVGRAQHRESILRLLADVAPNRSGWVVPELGIRSVPRPKPTRGPAWLEYARHRRGKAEGAVAT
- a CDS encoding NAD-dependent epimerase/dehydratase family protein → MQIFMTGASGYVGGPVAEVLRAAGHRITALARSDRAAAKLDALGVRVLRGDLMDVASLARGARAADAVIHLGFHRTRDVARVDGESTDALIDALAGSGKTFIYTSGGTVTGDTGHGVHDETHPLAIGTSTGWRGAIEMRALAGCGRGVRAVAVRPPMVYGRGGSSTLLVMVDSARNEGAARLVGDGANRWSTVHVDDLAAIYRLLIEQSPAGHVFNAASEEVLSFRRMAELCSIAGGAGGRVKSWSIEEARASQRYLDSFHPDIVTRNTVLSGRKAREMLGWIPKGPALADDMTRGSYVHVERAVGEGVVS
- a CDS encoding acetylserotonin O-methyltransferase is translated as MVVLNDRVRLAKLIWGFRLSQAVITAAKLGIPDLLGHEAQTAGDLALRAGVHAPSLHRLLRALAGMGIFEMDAAGRFSNTPLSDLLRDDVPGSMRALALLPGDTAFWAAWGALDQSVKTGKTAFEILNGCDVWTWRAERPEASAIFDRAMSGISSMQTAAITEAYPFSSGDRIIDVAGGNGTLLAAIVAANRGVSGVLFEQRHVASHAKAKLGAQAHIDIAEGDMFAAIPRGGTAYLLKTILHDWQDAECLAILKRCREAMAEPAKLLVIEEMIPPPEEPPSDTILFLDLQMMVTAGGRERTLNEFRSLLQETGFHLARVIGTKCPLSILEAVPV